The Nitrospirota bacterium genome includes the window CAAGTCGTTGTGTGTGGAGAAGGAGAGCTATCTCCTGGAATTAAGCAGATACATTCACCTGAATCCAGTGCGGGCAGGTATAGTGAAATCTCCTGAAAAATATCCGTGGAGCAGCTACAGATACTATATCGGAAAGAAGACGGGGCCTGATTGGCTGAATACTGAGTGGCTGATAGGTGTATGCGGGAAAAGACCGAAGACAAGGCAGAGGAAATATAGAGAATATGTAGAGGCAGGGATAGAGAGTAAAGCGGAATATCCGGTAGAGAAGATAGTGGGACAGGCAATCCTTGGGAGCAGGGAGTTTGTTAAAAAGGTGCTGAAGGGATTGAAGAAAAGCCGGGGTTTGAAGGATGTGACTGCAAGGAAGAAGCTTGAGGGAAAGATAGAGTTAGATGAACTGTATCAGGAAGTATGTGAGTATTATGGAGCAGCAGACTTGAAAAATACGGCAGGAGTGAAGGATTCGGATGAGAAAAGGGCCCGGGAAATGTTTGTATTCCTGGCAAAGGAGCATACGTCGGCATTAAACAGGGAGATAGCAGCGCTGGTGGGGGATGTCAGTGCATCAGCAGTGAGCCATCAATATAAAAGGACAGGCAGGAAGATGCAGGGGAATAAGAAGCCGGCAAGGCAATGGAGGAAAGAGGTCAGGGAGCTTGTTTCACGATTCAAGGGCTGACCCCCAAATTTTCTAAGGGGTCCTTTACATCGCCCAAAGCTGTATTATTGCTGGATCCGGGCAAGCTGGAATGACACAAGGACAATAACTGTCCGACTTTATCACAGCCTCTAATTGTATATTGTTACAATGGTTTTGTACTTCAACATGCCTGGTGTGGATGTTTTGAATATCCTGTAAACCCGCTTGCCTTTTGTCCGCTGCCTTACATACTCCGGGAGTTGTGGGGCCGGGCTGTCCGAGATGACTACTACGGCGGTCTCTTCCGGCAGGTTCCTGCCTTTGGGTGCGTAAAATGCGGGGTTTCTGTATTCCCATGTAAACCTGGTGGGTGAGTTCAAAATCTCCTCTTCAGGAGGACGTTTTATGAGCGCTGAGTTGAGCCTGTAGTCGTAAAAAATCTCCTTGTCTGTATAGAGGTCGAGGATTGGCACCGAGATTGCCGGGTTTACGTCAGAGCCCTTTTGCGGCAGGGTGAAGACCTCGATGGCCTTGATGTCAAGGGTGTTCAGGGCCTGTCCGGCATTTTTCAGGTTCATTGAGGTGTGCCTCTGCAGGAAGGGGAGGTAGAGGCTGTATGCGAGAAGGAGTGAGGTCAGGACAGTGCAGAGGACTATAAACCTTCTGAGGCGGATATCCCTGATCTCTTTGAGTCCGTATGATGCCGTCAGTGTGAGCATTGGAAACAGCGGTATGATGTAGCGGAGCAGTTTTATCTGGAATATGATGAGTATGATGGGCAGGTAACATATGATTGCGTATCTGCTGTCCCTCTTCCTGATGGCAATCCAGACTGAGCATATGGCTGAAAGGGTGATAAAGGGATGGGTCTGGAAGAGGAAGGCGGATGTAAAAGACTCGGTCCATTCGCCCAGGACCGTTACCTGATAACCCGTAAGGATTCCGAACTGCTCTGAAATGACATTGTATTTCAGCGCCACTGCCAATGCAGTAAGCATTGTTGTTATCAGGACCACGGCAGCCCCCCTCAAGACCATCTTTTTCGGGTCCCTTCTCACGTAGACCGCAAGTATGACTGCCAGGACAGAGAGCATCGGCCAGGTCGAATACTTTGAGAACATGGCAAGAAAGACCGCAATGGATGAGAAGATGATTCTCCGCGTGCCTCCCTGCTCCATGACATTAATGAAGCTGAATATGGAGAGGGTAAGAAAAAACATGGTCGGGACATCTACCATCATGAGCGGCACCTGCGTGAAGAGATAAGGGATGCCGAGAAGGAATAATCCGCCGTAAAAACCTGTTTTTTCATCCCACAGGGTCTTTCCGGTTAAATAGGTGAGCACCACTGTAAGGGAAAACAGAAGGGTTGTGAATATCTCGATATAAATAATCTTTTCGCCTGCAAATCTGAAGATCAGGCCGTAGATGAAGGGGAGTACAGGCGAGTCCGTCCACGCCGTGATATCCCGGCCCCATTCACTGAAAAAATACCTGATGCCGTACAGCTCCAGGTGCTTGGCCTGAATGAAATATCTTGAGGTATCAATGTTAAACTGGGGTTCAATCCAGAAGACCGCTGCAGAGATAAATGAGAGTGTGAAGAGGAATGTGACGGGGTATTGTTCAAAATACCGGTTTTTGGAGAGTGCCCGGGCAAGTATTGTTATCAGGATAATGCCGGGGACGAGGAGGAGCAGTATCACGGCACTGCCGGGCCCCTCAAACAGCCACGGCCACCGGAGGGTGAAGTTGGTGTCTGCAGAGCGGAGCAGATAGAGTGCAAGTGGTGCAAGGATGGTGAAGAGAGAGACTGTTATGGACTCTTTTTTGCTCATATCCGGGTAGTGTTCGTGCACAGCAATAATACCTTGAAAAACAAGGAATAATCAATCTTCCCATGGTTTTTCTGTCTCTATTCCGGGAAACCTCTCAGTAGCAGGCAAAAAGGCCTGCAAATAGTTTATACTATACAGTGGAAATTTGAATCTCCGCAGCAGTTTGCATCCTCTGAGTTTGCACTGCATAAGTCGAGTAGTGGATGCTCTTGATCAATCTTTTTCAGGAGGGGTTTTATGTCTCGTGTACCTGTAAGTATAGAAGAGGAGATGAAGGTAAGCTATCTTGATTACGCCATGAGCGTAATCATAGGCAGGGCCTTGCCTGATGTGCGCGACGGGCTCAAGCCTGTGCAGCGCAGGATACTCTATGCAATGTTCCGGGAAGGACTGCTTCCGGCAAAGAGATATTCGAAGTGCGCCGGTGTGGTCGGAGAGGTGCTGAAGAAGTATCATCCGCACGGAGACAGCGCTGTCTACGATGCACTTGTGAGGCTTGCCCAGGATTTCAACATGCGTAATCCCCTTATAGACGGGCAGGGTAACTTTGGCTCAATTGACGGCGATCCCCCTGCTGCCTACCGTTACACTGAGGCAAGGCTTGCCAAGATTGCAGAGGAACTGCTGAGGGATATAGACAAGGAGACCGTTGATTTTACCCCGAATTTTGATGAAACAACCGTTGAGCCTGTAGTGCTTCCCACCAGGGTGCCGGGCCTGCTGATAAACGGCTCCTCAGGCATTGCCGTTGGCATGGCCACCAATGTGCCGCCCCACAACCTCAGAGAGATAATAGATGGTCTTGTGATGCTCCTTGACAAGCCGGAGGCCACGGTGCAGGACCTTATGACGCATATAAAGGGGCCTGACTTTCCAACAGGCGGAATGATTCACGGACTTGACGGAATCCTGTCTGCCTATACCCATGGCCGGGGCATTATCAGGGTGAGGGCCTGTGCAAGGATTGAGAGACCGCAGAAAGGGCCGGAGCAGATAATAGTGACGGAGATGCCATATCAGGTGAATAAGGCAAGGCTGATTGAGAAGATTGCCGAACTCGTCAGGCATAAGAAGATAGAGGGTATCTCGGAGTTGAGGGATGAGTCGGACAGGGACGGTATAAGGGTTGTAATCGAGCTGAAGAGGGGTGAGATGCCCCAGGTTGTACTGAATAACCTTTATAAACAGACCCAGATGCAGAACACCTTCGGCATAATCATGCTTGCCCTTGTCGGCGGACAGCCCCGGATAATGAGCCTCAAGAGGATCCTTACCTACTTTATCCAGCACCGCAGGGAGGTAATACTCCGCAGAACGCGCTTTGAACTGAGAAAGGCTGAGGAGAAGGCACATATCCTTGAGGGTCTGAAGATAGCCCTTGATTACCTGGATGAGATAATAAACCTGATAAGGGCCTCAAGGAATCCCCAGGAGGC containing:
- a CDS encoding transposase — its product is MARPLRIEYKGAVYHILSRGNQGEEIFSDDSDREYFVEILQRAKEKYGVEVYAYCIMGNHYHLLISTPEGKLTRAMHFIGSSYGSYLRRYRGMTGHVFAGRYKSLCVEKESYLLELSRYIHLNPVRAGIVKSPEKYPWSSYRYYIGKKTGPDWLNTEWLIGVCGKRPKTRQRKYREYVEAGIESKAEYPVEKIVGQAILGSREFVKKVLKGLKKSRGLKDVTARKKLEGKIELDELYQEVCEYYGAADLKNTAGVKDSDEKRAREMFVFLAKEHTSALNREIAALVGDVSASAVSHQYKRTGRKMQGNKKPARQWRKEVRELVSRFKG
- a CDS encoding glycosyltransferase family 39 protein, with amino-acid sequence MSKKESITVSLFTILAPLALYLLRSADTNFTLRWPWLFEGPGSAVILLLLVPGIILITILARALSKNRYFEQYPVTFLFTLSFISAAVFWIEPQFNIDTSRYFIQAKHLELYGIRYFFSEWGRDITAWTDSPVLPFIYGLIFRFAGEKIIYIEIFTTLLFSLTVVLTYLTGKTLWDEKTGFYGGLFLLGIPYLFTQVPLMMVDVPTMFFLTLSIFSFINVMEQGGTRRIIFSSIAVFLAMFSKYSTWPMLSVLAVILAVYVRRDPKKMVLRGAAVVLITTMLTALAVALKYNVISEQFGILTGYQVTVLGEWTESFTSAFLFQTHPFITLSAICSVWIAIRKRDSRYAIICYLPIILIIFQIKLLRYIIPLFPMLTLTASYGLKEIRDIRLRRFIVLCTVLTSLLLAYSLYLPFLQRHTSMNLKNAGQALNTLDIKAIEVFTLPQKGSDVNPAISVPILDLYTDKEIFYDYRLNSALIKRPPEEEILNSPTRFTWEYRNPAFYAPKGRNLPEETAVVVISDSPAPQLPEYVRQRTKGKRVYRIFKTSTPGMLKYKTIVTIYN